The following are encoded in a window of Neomicrococcus lactis genomic DNA:
- the manA gene encoding mannose-6-phosphate isomerase, class I — protein sequence MYRLQNSVRNYAWGSETALAEILHTTPSGKPEAELWIGAHPDAPSVVLSEGARAGQPLDAAIEDDAERMLGSAREQFGHLPFLMKLLCAAQPLSIQVHPTQEQAQAGFAREDAAGIPRDAANRNYKDANHKPEMIFALTRFDALCGFAPVRETAELFEAWATFLETQQALSLDTTTIPILNAATSRDEIVNADRAVDQARSLAGLLVGSDSDENALQDTFSLILKGGTGVRALASTAPLLASAGAKLPARLVELAEIAKIHPGDPGLVVSLLLNRVSLMPGETIYLPAGNVHAYLRGTGVEVMASSDNVLRGGLTAKHIDLNELVSTVNFSVVDVPHVEAHLTDLGQELYQPPFDEFQLQRIELSPTEMPSGGDVVLAQSGPAVVLVTRGSLLLQSPTSTLELKVGESAFVPAAESPVVIRSAGPEGGTAFATTVSEASPTPPL from the coding sequence ATGTATCGACTTCAAAATTCCGTGCGCAACTATGCGTGGGGGTCCGAAACGGCGCTCGCTGAGATCCTTCACACCACGCCTTCTGGCAAGCCAGAGGCGGAACTGTGGATTGGCGCTCATCCTGACGCGCCGTCCGTGGTGTTGAGTGAGGGTGCGCGCGCCGGACAGCCTTTGGATGCGGCCATTGAGGACGACGCCGAACGTATGCTTGGCAGCGCACGTGAGCAGTTCGGGCACTTGCCTTTCCTCATGAAATTGTTGTGCGCCGCGCAGCCGCTCTCCATTCAGGTACACCCCACGCAAGAGCAGGCTCAGGCCGGTTTTGCGCGAGAAGATGCGGCTGGCATCCCCCGCGATGCAGCGAACCGCAACTACAAGGACGCCAACCACAAGCCGGAGATGATCTTCGCGCTCACGCGTTTTGATGCGCTGTGTGGCTTTGCGCCTGTTCGCGAGACCGCCGAGCTGTTTGAAGCGTGGGCGACGTTCCTCGAGACTCAGCAAGCCCTGAGCCTCGACACCACCACCATTCCCATCCTCAACGCGGCTACCTCGCGCGATGAGATCGTCAATGCGGACCGTGCTGTTGACCAGGCGCGCTCGTTGGCCGGGCTGTTGGTGGGTTCTGACTCTGACGAGAACGCCCTTCAGGACACCTTTTCGCTGATCCTCAAGGGCGGCACGGGCGTGCGGGCTTTGGCCTCCACCGCTCCGCTGCTCGCTTCCGCCGGAGCCAAGCTGCCTGCTCGACTCGTGGAGCTTGCTGAAATCGCCAAGATTCACCCTGGTGATCCCGGGCTCGTGGTGTCGCTGTTGCTGAACCGCGTCAGCTTGATGCCCGGCGAGACCATTTACTTGCCTGCCGGAAACGTCCACGCGTATTTGCGCGGCACGGGCGTGGAAGTCATGGCGTCCTCTGACAACGTCCTGCGCGGCGGCCTGACGGCCAAGCACATCGACCTCAATGAGCTCGTCTCTACGGTGAACTTCAGCGTGGTGGACGTTCCGCATGTGGAAGCTCACCTCACGGATCTGGGCCAAGAGCTGTACCAGCCACCGTTTGACGAGTTCCAGCTGCAACGCATTGAGCTCTCCCCCACCGAGATGCCATCTGGCGGCGACGTGGTGCTGGCTCAGTCTGGCCCGGCCGTTGTCCTGGTGACGCGTGGATCGCTGCTCTTGCAGTCCCCTACCTCCACGTTGGAGCTGAAGGTCGGCGAATCGGCGTTCGTGCCGGCTGCCGAGTCTCCAGTGGTGATTCGCTCTGCAGGTCCCGAAGGCGGAACCGCCTTCGCTACAACGGTCTCCGAGGCGTCTCCGACCCCTCCACTCTGA
- the glpX gene encoding class II fructose-bisphosphatase — translation MPSDVSRKTVTETNDFSHLSPRLSVSDAEPDRNLALELVRVTEAAAIAASPWVGFGDKNTADGAAVDAMRAMLSSVNFNGVVVIGEGEKDEAPMLFNGERVGTGEGPEVDVAVDPIDGTRLTAMGYNNALSVLAVAEKGAMFDPSAVFYMEKLVTGPEAAELVDLRLPVKQNLHLIAKAKGKKISQVTVCVLDRPRHESLVAEIRAAGARVKYILDGDVAGAIAATRENTGVDVLMGIGGTPEGIVAACAIKALGGVIQGRLWPTDDAEKQKAIDAGHDLSKVLTTSDLVKTDNAYFAATGITDGDLLRGVRYGNDRIKTQSLVMRSKSGTVRMVEAEHRSDKWEHYTR, via the coding sequence ATGCCCAGCGATGTGTCGAGGAAGACAGTGACTGAAACGAACGATTTTTCCCACCTTTCCCCACGACTTTCCGTCTCTGACGCGGAACCGGACCGTAACCTTGCGCTCGAATTGGTGCGCGTAACGGAGGCTGCGGCTATCGCTGCGAGCCCGTGGGTGGGCTTCGGAGACAAGAACACTGCTGACGGCGCTGCTGTCGACGCGATGCGCGCCATGCTCTCCTCTGTGAACTTCAACGGCGTTGTAGTCATCGGCGAAGGCGAAAAAGACGAAGCTCCTATGCTCTTCAATGGCGAGCGCGTGGGCACGGGCGAAGGCCCAGAAGTTGATGTCGCCGTTGACCCGATCGATGGCACCCGCTTGACCGCTATGGGCTACAACAACGCGCTCTCGGTGTTGGCTGTGGCCGAAAAGGGCGCCATGTTTGACCCGAGCGCCGTGTTCTACATGGAGAAGCTCGTGACCGGCCCAGAGGCTGCCGAGCTCGTTGACTTGCGTTTGCCGGTCAAGCAGAACCTGCACCTCATCGCGAAGGCGAAGGGCAAGAAGATTTCCCAGGTCACGGTCTGCGTTTTGGACCGTCCACGTCACGAAAGCCTTGTTGCCGAAATTCGTGCAGCCGGCGCTCGCGTGAAGTACATCTTGGATGGCGACGTGGCTGGTGCCATCGCCGCAACCCGCGAAAACACGGGCGTTGACGTGCTCATGGGCATCGGCGGAACGCCAGAAGGCATCGTTGCCGCGTGCGCCATCAAGGCACTCGGCGGTGTGATTCAGGGCCGTCTGTGGCCAACCGATGACGCTGAAAAGCAGAAGGCCATCGACGCCGGACACGACTTGTCCAAGGTCCTCACCACGAGCGACCTCGTCAAGACGGACAACGCCTACTTCGCAGCGACCGGCATCACCGACGGTGACCTCTTGCGCGGCGTCCGCTACGGCAACGATCGCATCAAGACGCAGTCCCTCGTGATGCGCTCCAAGTCCGGAACCGTTCGCATGGTTGAGGCCGAGCACCGTTCCGACAAGTGGGAACATTACACTCGCTAA
- a CDS encoding DUF4245 domain-containing protein has translation MPEEKNVDTSVSTEPAVSVENAAPEEEPKYVVTASQAKRLSQSVKGILISLALTVAVVVPVLLLNPPSNKNVYENRVDVGQTAQQVVDDLNFKAASPKLPDGWYANFARWNGGGTDGVSFWEVGYVTPTEGFIWMRQTKNANPTWISQVTKNAPVSGQRTVGSTVWEMRETADETTYVAKDVNGYTFILSGPASLADLDTFSAAVQDSLAP, from the coding sequence ATGCCCGAAGAAAAGAACGTGGACACCTCTGTGTCTACGGAACCCGCCGTGTCTGTGGAAAACGCCGCACCTGAAGAAGAGCCAAAGTATGTGGTGACGGCTTCTCAAGCCAAGCGTTTGAGCCAGTCGGTCAAGGGCATTTTGATTTCGTTGGCTTTGACGGTGGCCGTGGTAGTTCCTGTATTGCTGCTGAACCCGCCCAGCAATAAGAACGTCTACGAAAACCGCGTGGACGTTGGGCAGACCGCCCAACAAGTGGTTGATGATCTCAACTTCAAGGCCGCTTCCCCCAAGCTTCCGGATGGCTGGTACGCGAACTTCGCGCGCTGGAACGGCGGCGGAACGGACGGTGTTTCCTTCTGGGAAGTCGGGTATGTGACGCCGACCGAAGGTTTCATTTGGATGCGTCAAACCAAGAACGCGAATCCCACATGGATTTCTCAAGTCACCAAGAACGCTCCGGTATCCGGGCAACGCACCGTTGGGTCCACGGTCTGGGAAATGCGAGAGACTGCGGATGAGACCACGTACGTTGCCAAGGACGTCAACGGCTACACATTCATCTTGAGCGGACCTGCTTCGCTTGCAGACTTAGACACGTTTTCAGCCGCTGTGCAAGATAGTCTTGCACCATGA
- a CDS encoding carbonic anhydrase → MEARLTPAQAWERLREGNLRFIGGTSDHPNQDANRRASLVQDQHPFAVIFGCSDSRLAAEIIFDVGLGDVFVVRTAGHVIDDAVLGTLEYSVSILNIPLIMVLGHDSCGAVTASVNSFNSGEMPNGFVRDLVERILPSVITANRVGTTDVNGCVVEHVKQTTERMVDSSKIVADAVEEGRTAVIGVTYRLAEGRAELVSGFGNVE, encoded by the coding sequence ATTGAGGCTCGGCTCACCCCTGCTCAGGCATGGGAACGCCTTCGTGAAGGTAACCTTAGATTCATTGGTGGCACAAGCGATCACCCTAATCAGGACGCTAACCGTCGCGCGTCCCTCGTCCAAGATCAACACCCGTTTGCGGTGATCTTTGGATGTTCGGACTCCCGGCTCGCGGCTGAAATCATCTTTGACGTTGGCCTTGGCGACGTCTTTGTTGTCCGCACGGCGGGGCACGTTATTGATGATGCCGTCCTGGGAACCCTCGAGTATTCCGTGTCCATTCTCAACATCCCCCTCATCATGGTCCTCGGGCATGACTCGTGTGGCGCCGTCACCGCGAGCGTGAATTCCTTCAACTCCGGCGAGATGCCTAACGGCTTTGTCCGCGACCTCGTGGAGCGCATTCTTCCCTCCGTCATTACGGCCAACCGCGTCGGCACCACGGACGTCAACGGTTGCGTAGTTGAACACGTCAAGCAGACCACCGAACGCATGGTGGACTCTTCCAAAATTGTCGCCGATGCCGTCGAGGAGGGCCGCACTGCCGTTATTGGTGTGACTTATCGCTTGGCTGAAGGCCGCGCAGAGCTTGTTTCCGGATTCGGAAACGTCGAATAA
- a CDS encoding class II fumarate hydratase, whose translation MADSTEYRIEHDTMGEVRVPIDALYQAQTQRAVENFPISGKTLERKHIEALAQVKKAAATANAELGVLDGELAEAISDAADQVATGEFDKHFPIDVFQTGSGTSSNMNTNEVVANLANRALEARGSEKRVHPNDHVNASQSSNDVFPTSVHVAVTSALINDLIPALQYLDASFTRKSEEFKNIVKSGRTHLMDATPITLGQEFSGYAAQVRYGVERIEASLPRVAEVPLGGTAVGTGINTPEGFPQRVIAVLAENTGLPLTEARNHFEAQANRDGLVEASGQLRNIAYSLMKINNDLRWMGSGPNTGLGEIAIPDLQPGSSIMPGKVNPVICEAAIMVCAQVIGNDTTVALSSTNGAFELNVGIPVMAANLLESIRLLANTSRVMADKMVDGITANEERARFLAEASPSIVTPLNKYIGYENAAKIAKKAVAEGLTVREATVALGFVGEGEGKVSEADLDKALDVTTMTGKY comes from the coding sequence ATGGCAGATTCAACTGAGTACCGCATCGAACATGACACGATGGGCGAGGTCCGCGTGCCGATTGACGCGCTATACCAGGCGCAGACGCAGCGCGCTGTAGAGAACTTCCCGATCTCCGGCAAGACCCTTGAGCGCAAGCACATCGAAGCACTTGCTCAGGTCAAGAAGGCTGCAGCGACGGCAAACGCCGAGCTGGGCGTGCTCGATGGCGAGCTCGCAGAAGCAATCTCCGACGCAGCAGATCAGGTAGCCACGGGCGAATTTGATAAGCACTTCCCGATTGACGTGTTCCAGACCGGCTCCGGAACGTCTTCCAACATGAACACCAACGAGGTTGTTGCTAACCTCGCCAACCGCGCTCTCGAGGCTCGCGGTAGCGAAAAGCGCGTTCACCCGAACGACCACGTGAACGCTTCCCAGTCCTCCAACGACGTGTTCCCAACGTCCGTTCACGTTGCAGTGACCTCTGCGCTCATCAACGACCTCATCCCAGCACTTCAGTACTTGGATGCTTCGTTCACCCGCAAGTCCGAAGAGTTCAAGAACATCGTGAAGTCCGGCCGCACCCACTTGATGGATGCCACCCCAATCACCTTGGGCCAGGAATTTTCCGGCTACGCAGCACAGGTTCGTTACGGCGTAGAGCGCATCGAAGCTTCGTTGCCACGTGTTGCTGAAGTTCCTCTCGGCGGCACCGCTGTTGGAACCGGCATCAACACGCCTGAAGGCTTCCCACAGCGTGTGATCGCTGTTCTCGCTGAGAACACCGGCTTGCCACTGACCGAGGCTCGCAACCACTTCGAGGCTCAGGCCAACCGCGATGGCTTGGTTGAAGCTTCCGGCCAGCTGCGCAATATTGCGTACTCGCTCATGAAGATCAACAACGATCTCCGCTGGATGGGCTCCGGTCCAAACACCGGTCTTGGCGAAATCGCGATCCCTGACTTGCAGCCAGGCTCCTCGATCATGCCGGGCAAGGTCAACCCTGTGATCTGTGAAGCAGCCATCATGGTGTGCGCTCAGGTCATCGGCAACGACACCACGGTTGCACTTTCCTCCACCAACGGTGCTTTCGAGCTCAACGTGGGCATCCCGGTCATGGCTGCCAACTTGCTCGAGTCCATCCGCTTGCTCGCCAACACCTCCCGCGTGATGGCTGACAAGATGGTTGACGGCATCACCGCTAACGAGGAGCGCGCACGCTTCTTGGCTGAGGCTTCCCCATCCATCGTGACGCCTCTGAACAAGTACATCGGCTACGAGAACGCTGCGAAGATCGCCAAGAAGGCTGTTGCTGAAGGCCTCACGGTCCGCGAAGCAACCGTTGCTTTGGGCTTCGTCGGCGAAGGCGAAGGAAAGGTCTCCGAGGCTGACTTGGACAAGGCCCTCGACGTCACGACGATGACCGGCAAATACTAA
- a CDS encoding NUDIX hydrolase, with the protein MPIPEFIVELRKKIGTDPLWLPGVKAVVLRESAHDPGESKVPEVLLVQRADNGKWTLPAGILEPGEEPAVGCRREVLEETGIEARVTRLAGIATTDPMVYPNGDRAQYLDIIFGLEYVSGEAHVADDENLNVQWCAVDALPEDCPPKHRRAIEWALDKSPAPKFVI; encoded by the coding sequence ATGCCCATTCCGGAGTTCATAGTGGAGTTACGCAAGAAGATTGGCACGGATCCCTTGTGGCTGCCTGGCGTGAAGGCTGTGGTCCTTCGCGAGAGCGCCCATGATCCGGGTGAGAGTAAAGTGCCAGAAGTGCTGTTGGTGCAGCGTGCAGACAACGGGAAATGGACGTTGCCGGCTGGAATTTTGGAGCCGGGAGAAGAACCAGCCGTAGGGTGCAGGCGGGAGGTGCTCGAAGAAACGGGTATCGAGGCGCGCGTAACGCGGCTGGCCGGTATCGCCACCACGGATCCGATGGTTTATCCGAACGGCGATCGAGCGCAGTACTTGGATATCATCTTTGGGCTTGAATACGTTTCGGGCGAAGCGCACGTGGCAGATGACGAAAACCTGAACGTGCAATGGTGCGCAGTAGATGCGCTGCCAGAAGATTGCCCCCCTAAACATCGCCGGGCAATAGAATGGGCGCTGGACAAAAGCCCAGCGCCCAAATTCGTGATCTAG
- a CDS encoding prepilin peptidase has protein sequence MLGIMGDWITSVQNGWDVTGLAALFVAVLAFVSFGARLAWIDARTHLLPNKLVLPWMRWTFVLLVVAGLAHGEPQRAIGAVAGGVVLFAGYLVLHLVQRSGMGMGDVKLAAILGAYLGFVSWWHVLWGTLFAFLLGSLFALGGIVVGKMRGSTAIAFGPFMLLGALIALAIGS, from the coding sequence GTGCTGGGAATTATGGGGGACTGGATCACCTCGGTCCAGAATGGGTGGGACGTGACGGGGCTTGCGGCCCTGTTCGTCGCAGTTTTGGCGTTTGTTTCTTTCGGCGCTCGCTTGGCGTGGATTGATGCTCGGACACACCTCTTGCCAAACAAGTTGGTGCTTCCCTGGATGCGTTGGACGTTCGTCTTGTTGGTCGTCGCCGGACTGGCCCACGGCGAACCGCAGCGGGCCATCGGGGCTGTAGCAGGCGGCGTCGTGCTCTTTGCGGGGTACTTAGTCCTTCACCTCGTGCAACGATCCGGAATGGGGATGGGCGACGTGAAGCTGGCGGCCATCTTGGGGGCGTACTTGGGGTTTGTGTCCTGGTGGCACGTGCTATGGGGGACGCTGTTTGCGTTTCTGCTGGGATCGCTCTTTGCCCTCGGCGGCATAGTGGTGGGGAAAATGCGCGGTTCCACCGCCATCGCATTCGGTCCATTTATGCTTTTGGGTGCTCTAATAGCGCTCGCTATTGGTAGCTGA
- a CDS encoding PhoH family protein → MGEKSYVLDTSVLIADPRALLRFAEHEVIIPIVVISELEKKRHDPEVGYFARNALRLLDDLRVQHEGLDKPLPIGTQGGSLRIELNHISVDVLPVGFRGTDNDSRILAVAKNFADEGRDVTVVSKDLPMRVKASAMGLQADEYRNELVRDSGWTGVAEVMASEEDVVALYDGEAVLLDDAKDMPTNTGLVISSPRGSALGRVGKDGQTRLVRGDREVFGLHGRSAEQRLAIDLLSDPNVGIVSLGGRAGTGKSALALCAGLEAVMERREHKKVVVFRPLFAVGGQELGYLPGSEQEKMNPWGQAIYDTLGALVSTNVMDEIMDRGMLEVLPLTHIRGRSLHDSFVIVDEAQSLEKNVLLTVMSRIGQNSKIVLTHDVAQRDNLRVGRHDGIAAVVETLKGNPLFGHVTLTRSERSAIAALVTDLLEDGQI, encoded by the coding sequence GTGGGGGAGAAGTCCTACGTTCTGGACACCTCCGTGCTCATCGCGGATCCGCGAGCTCTACTGCGCTTCGCAGAACATGAAGTCATCATCCCGATCGTCGTGATTTCGGAGCTCGAAAAGAAGCGCCACGATCCCGAGGTTGGCTATTTCGCCCGCAACGCACTGCGTTTGCTTGATGATCTTCGCGTCCAGCATGAAGGTCTCGACAAGCCCCTGCCGATCGGCACTCAGGGTGGTTCGCTGCGCATCGAACTTAACCACATCTCGGTAGACGTTTTGCCGGTCGGGTTCCGTGGCACGGACAACGATTCGCGCATCTTGGCCGTAGCTAAGAACTTCGCCGACGAGGGACGCGACGTCACGGTGGTCTCCAAGGATCTGCCGATGCGCGTCAAGGCTTCTGCCATGGGCCTTCAGGCGGATGAGTACCGTAATGAATTAGTCCGCGATTCCGGCTGGACCGGCGTCGCCGAAGTGATGGCAAGCGAAGAGGATGTTGTTGCGCTGTACGACGGGGAAGCCGTACTGCTCGACGACGCCAAGGACATGCCCACCAACACGGGCCTCGTCATCTCTTCGCCTCGCGGCTCTGCGCTTGGACGCGTGGGTAAGGACGGACAGACGCGCTTAGTGCGCGGCGATCGTGAAGTCTTTGGTCTCCACGGCCGTTCGGCTGAGCAGCGCTTGGCGATTGACCTGCTCTCTGATCCAAACGTTGGCATCGTCTCGCTCGGCGGCCGCGCCGGTACCGGTAAATCGGCGCTCGCGCTGTGCGCCGGACTGGAGGCCGTCATGGAACGCCGCGAGCACAAGAAGGTAGTGGTCTTCCGTCCGCTCTTCGCCGTAGGCGGTCAGGAACTGGGCTACCTCCCGGGCTCCGAGCAAGAGAAGATGAACCCGTGGGGCCAGGCCATCTATGACACGCTTGGCGCGCTCGTGTCGACGAACGTCATGGACGAAATCATGGACCGTGGCATGCTCGAAGTCTTGCCACTGACCCACATTCGAGGCCGTTCGCTCCACGATTCCTTTGTGATCGTGGACGAAGCCCAGAGCCTCGAGAAGAACGTACTCTTGACGGTGATGAGCCGCATCGGCCAGAACTCGAAGATCGTCCTCACTCACGATGTCGCCCAGCGCGATAACCTCCGCGTGGGTCGCCATGACGGCATTGCCGCCGTAGTTGAAACGCTCAAGGGCAACCCGCTCTTCGGACACGTCACGCTGACACGCTCCGAGCGCTCAGCGATCGCCGCGCTCGTGACGGATCTTCTCGAGGACGGGCAGATCTAG
- a CDS encoding isoprenyl transferase encodes MRVPDVLYHFYEKSLARGLTTGKLPHHVGVLVDGNRRWAKLAGAPTAHGHQAGADKIVEFIGWCEELGIKVVTLYMLSTDNLNRSSAELEQLMGIIGNTVDRLGESKRVRIQPVGAKEFLPPALSEKLDRLAQETKDCDGVHVNVAIGYGGRREIVDAVREYMLEASEAGKTLEQAAELMDADAISRHLYTKGQPDPDLLIRTSGEQRLSGFLTWQSAYSEFYFCEALWPDFRRVDFLRALRDYADRQRRFGF; translated from the coding sequence ATGCGCGTTCCTGATGTTCTCTATCATTTCTATGAGAAGTCGCTCGCGCGCGGTCTCACCACGGGCAAGCTTCCACACCACGTTGGCGTTTTGGTGGACGGAAATCGTCGCTGGGCCAAACTCGCCGGGGCGCCCACGGCGCATGGGCATCAGGCTGGCGCAGACAAAATCGTGGAATTCATTGGCTGGTGCGAAGAGCTCGGCATCAAAGTGGTCACGCTCTACATGCTGTCCACGGACAACTTGAACCGTTCCTCCGCAGAGCTCGAACAGCTCATGGGGATCATCGGCAACACCGTGGACCGTTTGGGCGAATCCAAACGAGTGCGCATTCAGCCCGTGGGTGCGAAGGAATTCTTGCCTCCTGCCTTGAGCGAGAAGCTCGATCGGCTGGCTCAAGAGACCAAGGATTGCGACGGCGTGCACGTCAATGTGGCCATTGGCTACGGCGGCCGGCGCGAAATCGTGGACGCCGTGCGCGAGTACATGCTGGAAGCTTCCGAAGCTGGCAAAACTCTCGAGCAAGCGGCTGAACTTATGGATGCCGACGCCATTTCCCGTCACCTTTACACGAAGGGTCAACCCGATCCTGACCTGCTCATTCGCACCTCTGGCGAGCAGCGATTGTCCGGCTTCTTGACTTGGCAAAGCGCGTACTCTGAGTTCTATTTTTGCGAGGCGCTGTGGCCGGATTTCCGGCGCGTGGACTTCTTGCGGGCCTTGCGTGATTACGCGGATCGACAGCGCCGTTTCGGCTTCTGA
- the trhA gene encoding PAQR family membrane homeostasis protein TrhA: protein MNATSSIAREIDELKPKLRGWIHLGMAPIALTAGIILVILAPTPMGKLVTAVYAVTGLLLFSVSAIYHRGTWSPKVRMLLKRLDHTNIMLVIAGSYTPLAWALLPQQKATWLLAAIWTGAILGVAFRVLWTNAPRWLYVPIYIVLGLAALLFIGDFWAVNIPATILLCIGGALYIIGAVIYALKRPNPSPRWFGFHEIFHVFTVGGFVCHFIAIALAILGTNIHG from the coding sequence ATGAACGCCACCTCCAGCATCGCTCGCGAAATTGATGAGCTCAAGCCAAAACTTCGCGGCTGGATTCACCTCGGCATGGCCCCCATAGCACTGACCGCGGGCATCATCTTGGTGATACTCGCACCTACTCCGATGGGCAAGCTCGTCACGGCCGTCTACGCGGTCACGGGATTGTTGCTGTTTTCCGTCTCGGCGATTTATCACCGCGGCACCTGGTCCCCCAAGGTCCGGATGTTGCTGAAACGTCTCGATCACACCAACATCATGTTGGTGATCGCCGGCTCTTACACGCCGCTGGCATGGGCACTTCTTCCACAACAGAAGGCCACGTGGCTCTTGGCCGCGATCTGGACCGGCGCTATTTTGGGCGTCGCTTTCCGCGTCCTCTGGACCAACGCACCTCGCTGGCTCTATGTCCCGATTTACATCGTTTTGGGCCTCGCGGCACTGCTGTTCATCGGCGATTTCTGGGCGGTCAACATCCCGGCCACCATCCTGCTGTGCATCGGCGGCGCGCTCTACATCATCGGCGCGGTCATCTATGCGCTCAAACGCCCCAACCCATCACCGCGCTGGTTCGGTTTCCACGAGATCTTCCACGTCTTCACGGTGGGCGGTTTCGTGTGCCACTTCATCGCGATCGCCCTCGCGATCCTCGGCACCAACATCCACGGCTAG